The window CGAAGACCGTCGCGTCCTATCTCCTCACCGACCAGGCGTACGCGCTCTCGCTCGCACGCTACGGCGAGGACGGGCAGACCGACCGCTTCGCGTACTACATCGGTGTCGCGGCGTCTCTCTGGGTCGTCTGGCAACTCTCTACGATTGCCGGTGCCTTCCTCGGTGCGGGCCTCCCGCCGGAGTGGGGGTTCGAGTTCGCTGCACCGCTCGTATTTCTCGCCCTGCTCGTCCCGGCGCTGAAAGACCGTGCGTCGGCAACCTCGGGCCTCGTGGGTGGCCTCGTCGCCGTCGCCGTCGTCGCCGCGGGAATCCCGTTCCACCTCGATATCATCGTCGCGGCAGTCGTCGGTGTCGGTGCCGGCCTCGCCGTCGAATCGCTCGGAGGTGACGCGTAGATGCCGACGAGTTACGATGCGACGACTGTCTGGGGCGTCATCGTCGTCGCTGGCGTGCTCACGTTCGCCATCAGAGGGTCGTTCGTCTACCTCTTCGGCCGCATCGACGAGATTCCACCGCAGGTCCAGTCTGCGCTCGAATACGTCCCCGCGGCCGTCTTCGCCGCACTCGTCTTTCCAGCGATTCTCGTCCCCGAGGGGGCTGTCTCACTCTCGCTCGGAAACGAACGACTCGTCGCGGGGGTGCTCGCGGCCATCGCGGCGTGGTACACAGAGCGCGTCTTCGTCACCATCGTGGTGGGGATGGGGACGCTCTGGGTGCTCCGATTCGTCGTCTGAGCGCAATACGGGGCAAGGGTACTACCGAACGACGACACGACAGGTCGAAGGCGAACAACGTGGCCAACGCTGGACGACACGTCGCGATTCTCGGGGTGAGAACGCCTTTGGTACGACGTATATGCTGACCTTATCCACCGATAGTCTCTGTATATTCAATACCGTGCCAACGAATGTATGCATCAGCGGTCGACTCCGCGTGAAAGGGTCGCTCAGTCTGGCAGAGCATCCACCCTCGTGGTGGGTGGCCTGAAAAATGGCCTCGATGGTTCGAATCCATCCCCTTTCGTTCACGCCTTCTTTCTCCCACCCCTCACCGTCACCCTCAACGAGAGGAGGTCAGACTACTCCACGACCGGTTGCCGGATAATCGTCTTCAACTTCTCCGGGTCGGTCCGGCGCATGTCGCTCAGGTAGATTTCGTGGTGTGCGCCGCGACGAGTGTAGCCCTGCTCCTCAATGAACTCGTGGACACGTTCGACAGTCGGCCCTTCTTCGGAGTAGGGACCGACGTGGAGCGTCTGTGCAGACAGTCCTTCGTCGAACGATTCGTATCTCACCTCCGAGAGCGTGGGGAGGTCTTTCTTCTGACTGACTTGCTCGCGTGCCTGTTCGACCATATCCTCGGTCACCACGTCCGGTTGCATCTGCAGTAGTGTCCATTGCCACTCGTCTTTCTTCCCCACGTCGAACGCCTCCATGTCGTCGGCCCACCAGAGGCCTTCGAGCGGCATGACGACGTACTTCATCTCTCGTTCGGCCTTGACGATGGACCGAATCGCGTAACTGAACGGGTACAGCGTCTCGACTGCGGCGCTGAA is drawn from Haloferax litoreum and contains these coding sequences:
- a CDS encoding AzlC family ABC transporter permease yields the protein MPTVPPDLLDGVRDVMPLHLGIVPFGLVAGVAAVEQGLSILHAIGFSTIVFAGASQLAMIELLGADAPLAIVVGTAVVVNLRMLMYSASIAPYFRDFAAQSKTVASYLLTDQAYALSLARYGEDGQTDRFAYYIGVAASLWVVWQLSTIAGAFLGAGLPPEWGFEFAAPLVFLALLVPALKDRASATSGLVGGLVAVAVVAAGIPFHLDIIVAAVVGVGAGLAVESLGGDA
- a CDS encoding AzlD domain-containing protein: MPTSYDATTVWGVIVVAGVLTFAIRGSFVYLFGRIDEIPPQVQSALEYVPAAVFAALVFPAILVPEGAVSLSLGNERLVAGVLAAIAAWYTERVFVTIVVGMGTLWVLRFVV
- a CDS encoding GyrI-like domain-containing protein encodes the protein MESVDHKRELKELYRQSANEVSLVEVPTLDYLMIDGEGDPNTSAEFSAAVETLYPFSYAIRSIVKAEREMKYVVMPLEGLWWADDMEAFDVGKKDEWQWTLLQMQPDVVTEDMVEQAREQVSQKKDLPTLSEVRYESFDEGLSAQTLHVGPYSEEGPTVERVHEFIEEQGYTRRGAHHEIYLSDMRRTDPEKLKTIIRQPVVE